The stretch of DNA GCATGTACACGGCGTTGTCGCGGCAGAACAGGTCGCGGCCCTCGACCAGCTCCACGCCCATCTGCCGGGCCAGAAGCGAATGCTCGAAGTATGCCGAGTTGTAGACGCCGGGCGTCAGCACTACCACCGTCGGGTCGGCGACGTTGTTGGCCGCCGCGTTGCGCAGCGCCCGCACCAGGTGTGAGGCATAGTCGCCGACGGCGCGTACCCGATGCGTGGCGAACAGATTCGGGAAGACCCGCGCCATCGTGCGGCGGTTCTCCATGACATAGGAGACGCCCGACGGTGAGCGCAGGTTGTCCTCCAGCACCCGGAAGTCACCCTTGTCGTCGCGAATCAGATCGATGCCCGCGACGTGGATGCGCACACCGTTGGGCGGCACGATGCCCGCGGCCTCGCGGTGGAAATGCTCGCAGGAAGTGACCAGCCTGCGCGGGATGACACCGTCGCGCAGGATCTCCTGCTCGCCGTAGATGTCGTGGAGGTAGTGCTCCAGCGCCCTCACTCGCTGGGTGATGCCGCGCTCGAGCCGCGTCCACTCCGCGGCCGAGATCACCCGCGGAACGAGGTCAAGCGGGAACGGCCGTTCCTGGCCGGACAAGGAGAACGTGATGCCTTGGTCGGTGAATGCGCGGCCGAGCGCGTCGGCGCGGGCGGCCAGCTCAGAGGCATCGGAGGGGGCAAGCTCCGCGAAAATGCCCTTATACGGTCCGCGAACGTTGCCGTCGCTGTCGAACATCTCATCAAAGGCCTGCGAGTAGCGGCCCGCGCTCTTGTAGCCGTCGAAGATGCCGTCGTACCGTTTGGACGTCCGGCCGCTTGTGCGCGACGTGCGTGCGGTCTCGGAGGGCAGGGTTCGAAGGCTCACCCATCACATGCTGCACCAATTGCGCCGTTTCGGCAGGCCAGACGCCCTCGCTTTGGGAGATTCGGGGGCGCGCTGGTAGCCTGAACAGTCGCTGCCCGCCGTCAGGCGCGGCGCAAAAAGACTTTGAGCAATCCAACCTAGATTTCGAAGGAATTACCGCGTGGCCAACATCAAGTCGCAGGAAAAGCGCAATCGCACCAACGAGCGCCGCAGACTGCGCAACAAGTCGGTGAAGTCCTCTCTTCACACGGCGGTCCGTGGATTCCGCGAGGCCGTCGAGGCCGGCGACAAGGACAAGGCCGCCGAGTTGCTGGCG from Mycobacterium sp. JS623 encodes:
- the rpsT gene encoding 30S ribosomal protein S20 encodes the protein MANIKSQEKRNRTNERRRLRNKSVKSSLHTAVRGFREAVEAGDKDKAAELLATTSRKLDKAVSKGVIHKNQAANRKSGLASALNKI